In Pseudemcibacter aquimaris, the sequence ATGATCAGGCTTTCTTGGTCCAACCGCCATTTTCTGTTTGCTGCCAATAGGTAAGATCATAACCACTGTCTTTATACCCTTTCCAGCGTTCACGTGCCTCTTCCACCGCAGTTGGGTTGTTACCATCAAACATTTCAAGCACCCGATTATAACCGGATAATAATTCTGTCGTTGCCCCGTCCGTCAATACAAGCACATCCGCGCTTGCCGGATTATCATCACCCGTGGTGATATATATTGGCTGATCTTCCGGGTATTTTCCCTTTTCCGTATCATGGGCAAGGAAACATTCTTTATCAAATGTCCATAACACCTGATCAATGTCATCCATATGCACGACACTGGGAACCTTGATCACCGCTTTCATATTCGCTTCCCGCACCTTTGATAAAAGTTTGGGAAGCGCAACATGAAGTGGCTGTAATGTCAGATGATAAAAACTGAT encodes:
- a CDS encoding DNA polymerase III subunit chi, which codes for MEISFYHLTLQPLHVALPKLLSKVREANMKAVIKVPSVVHMDDIDQVLWTFDKECFLAHDTEKGKYPEDQPIYITTGDDNPASADVLVLTDGATTELLSGYNRVLEMFDGNNPTAVEEARERWKGYKDSGYDLTYWQQTENGGWTKKA